The following coding sequences are from one Strix uralensis isolate ZFMK-TIS-50842 chromosome 6, bStrUra1, whole genome shotgun sequence window:
- the TMEM198 gene encoding transmembrane protein 198 isoform X3, with protein sequence MGEAVPPFPSHPGSEGPKRVFWWLGAEWWASLSGVCRRCLHPPSLSLTSWGGCRGAVSPASHGAGAEILMPFPGVPRAMTATVQTLRFKLLPHEPDQEWGHSCQQEIERRYQVVPSVVCAMCCLFGIIYCFFGYRCFKAVMFLTGLMFGSIIIFMLCYKERVLDTQLSVEASVGIGLGIGVLCGLVTMLVRSVGLFMVGLLLGLLLAVATLVVMEQFYHPPTVWIPIALLLGVGMLFAVLTLQWQRFFTTLSTAVFGSAIMTVTVDYFIELFLLVQYIYERIKVAPARPVCWYSWVILGIWPLLTTLGVLVQWKVTAEGYSHTEVIISRQQRRVQLMRIKQREDRKEKKKKRRPHHPPPHQHKAHPPEPAYRRKPNPSYIQSFRERQTGPSLNSLITSSHAVVDLDYDCSSTVPLTTGSGPAVRV encoded by the exons atggGTGAGGCTGTTCCCCCATTCCCTTCCCACCCAGGTAGCGAGGGGCCAAAGCGGGTTTTCTGGTGGCTGGGTGCTGAGTGGTGGGCGTCGCTGTCGGGCGTGTGCCGGCGGTGCCTCcatcccccttctctctctctcaccagCTGGGGCGGGTGCCGGGGAGCAGTTTCGCCGGCAAGCCATGGGGCAGGAGCGGAGATTTTGATGCCTTTCCCGGGAGTCCCCAGAGCCATGACTGCAACTGTGCAGACGCTGCGGTTCAAGCTGCTGCCGCATGAGCCGGACCAGGAGTGGGGGCACAGTTGCCAGCAGGAAATCGAGCGTCGCTACCAGGTGGTGCCCTCAGTGGTGTGTGCCATGTGCTGCCTCTTCGGCATCATCTACTGCTTCTTCG GCTACCGCTGCTTCAAGGCCGTCATGTTCCTGACAGGGCTGATGTTCGGCTCCATCATCATCTTCATGCTGTGCTACAAGGAGCGGGTGCTGGACACACAGCTGAGCGTGGAGGCGTCGGTGGGCATCGGGCTGGGCATCGGGGTCCTGTGTGGGCTGGTCACCATGCTGGTGCGCAGCGTCGGCCTCTTCATggtggggctgctcctggggctgctgctggcggTGGCCACGCTGGTGGTGATGGAGCAATTCTACCACCCGCCGACGGTGTGGATCCCCATCGCGCTGCTCCTGGGTGTGGGGATGCTCTTCGCCGTCCTCACCCTGCAGTGGCAGCGCTTCTTCACCACCCTCTCCACTGCCGTCTTCGGCAGCGCCATCATGACCGTTACTGTCGACTACTTCATCGAGCTCTTCCTCCTGGTGCAGTACATCTACGAGCGCATCAAGGTGGCCCCCGCTCGCCCCGTGTGTTGGTACAGCTGGGTCATCCTGGGCATCTGGCCGCTCCTCACCACACTGGGCGtcctggtccagtggaaggtcACGGCTGAGGGCTACTCCCACACAGAAG TGATCATCAGCCGGCAGCAGCGCCGCGTGCAGCTGATGCGCATCAAGCAGCGGGAGGACcgaaaggagaagaagaagaagcggAGACCCCACCACCCGCCGCCCCACCAGCACAAAGCCCACCCACCCGAGCCTGCCTACCGCCGCAAGCCCAACCCC AGCTACATCCAGAGTTTCCGAGAGCGGCAGACGGGGCCGTCCCTGAACAGCCTCATCACCAGCTCCCACGCCGTGGTGGACCTGGACTATGACTGCAGCTCCACTGTGCCCCTCACCACGGGCTCCGGCCCCGCCGTGAGGGTATAA
- the TMEM198 gene encoding transmembrane protein 198 isoform X4 — translation MPFPGVPRAMTATVQTLRFKLLPHEPDQEWGHSCQQEIERRYQVVPSVVCAMCCLFGIIYCFFGYRCFKAVMFLTGLMFGSIIIFMLCYKERVLDTQLSVEASVGIGLGIGVLCGLVTMLVRSVGLFMVGLLLGLLLAVATLVVMEQFYHPPTVWIPIALLLGVGMLFAVLTLQWQRFFTTLSTAVFGSAIMTVTVDYFIELFLLVQYIYERIKVAPARPVCWYSWVILGIWPLLTTLGVLVQWKVTAEGYSHTEVIISRQQRRVQLMRIKQREDRKEKKKKRRPHHPPPHQHKAHPPEPAYRRKPNPVRRFDGDVLSPVSPAPRSYIQSFRERQTGPSLNSLITSSHAVVDLDYDCSSTVPLTTGSGPAVRV, via the exons ATGCCTTTCCCGGGAGTCCCCAGAGCCATGACTGCAACTGTGCAGACGCTGCGGTTCAAGCTGCTGCCGCATGAGCCGGACCAGGAGTGGGGGCACAGTTGCCAGCAGGAAATCGAGCGTCGCTACCAGGTGGTGCCCTCAGTGGTGTGTGCCATGTGCTGCCTCTTCGGCATCATCTACTGCTTCTTCG GCTACCGCTGCTTCAAGGCCGTCATGTTCCTGACAGGGCTGATGTTCGGCTCCATCATCATCTTCATGCTGTGCTACAAGGAGCGGGTGCTGGACACACAGCTGAGCGTGGAGGCGTCGGTGGGCATCGGGCTGGGCATCGGGGTCCTGTGTGGGCTGGTCACCATGCTGGTGCGCAGCGTCGGCCTCTTCATggtggggctgctcctggggctgctgctggcggTGGCCACGCTGGTGGTGATGGAGCAATTCTACCACCCGCCGACGGTGTGGATCCCCATCGCGCTGCTCCTGGGTGTGGGGATGCTCTTCGCCGTCCTCACCCTGCAGTGGCAGCGCTTCTTCACCACCCTCTCCACTGCCGTCTTCGGCAGCGCCATCATGACCGTTACTGTCGACTACTTCATCGAGCTCTTCCTCCTGGTGCAGTACATCTACGAGCGCATCAAGGTGGCCCCCGCTCGCCCCGTGTGTTGGTACAGCTGGGTCATCCTGGGCATCTGGCCGCTCCTCACCACACTGGGCGtcctggtccagtggaaggtcACGGCTGAGGGCTACTCCCACACAGAAG TGATCATCAGCCGGCAGCAGCGCCGCGTGCAGCTGATGCGCATCAAGCAGCGGGAGGACcgaaaggagaagaagaagaagcggAGACCCCACCACCCGCCGCCCCACCAGCACAAAGCCCACCCACCCGAGCCTGCCTACCGCCGCAAGCCCAACCCCGTGCGTCGCTTCGATGGGGACGTGCTCTCCCCCGTGAGTCCCGCACCCAGG AGCTACATCCAGAGTTTCCGAGAGCGGCAGACGGGGCCGTCCCTGAACAGCCTCATCACCAGCTCCCACGCCGTGGTGGACCTGGACTATGACTGCAGCTCCACTGTGCCCCTCACCACGGGCTCCGGCCCCGCCGTGAGGGTATAA
- the TMEM198 gene encoding transmembrane protein 198 isoform X2, which produces MGEAVPPFPSHPGSEGPKRVFWWLGAEWWASLSGVCRRCLHPPSLSLTSWGGCRGAVSPASHGAGAEILMPFPGVPRAMTATVQTLRFKLLPHEPDQEWGHSCQQEIERRYQVVPSVVCAMCCLFGIIYCFFGYRCFKAVMFLTGLMFGSIIIFMLCYKERVLDTQLSVEASVGIGLGIGVLCGLVTMLVRSVGLFMVGLLLGLLLAVATLVVMEQFYHPPTVWIPIALLLGVGMLFAVLTLQWQRFFTTLSTAVFGSAIMTVTVDYFIELFLLVQYIYERIKVAPARPVCWYSWVILGIWPLLTTLGVLVQWKVTAEGYSHTEVIISRQQRRVQLMRIKQREDRKEKKKKRRPHHPPPHQHKAHPPEPAYRRKPNPVRRFDGDVLSPSYIQSFRERQTGPSLNSLITSSHAVVDLDYDCSSTVPLTTGSGPAVRV; this is translated from the exons atggGTGAGGCTGTTCCCCCATTCCCTTCCCACCCAGGTAGCGAGGGGCCAAAGCGGGTTTTCTGGTGGCTGGGTGCTGAGTGGTGGGCGTCGCTGTCGGGCGTGTGCCGGCGGTGCCTCcatcccccttctctctctctcaccagCTGGGGCGGGTGCCGGGGAGCAGTTTCGCCGGCAAGCCATGGGGCAGGAGCGGAGATTTTGATGCCTTTCCCGGGAGTCCCCAGAGCCATGACTGCAACTGTGCAGACGCTGCGGTTCAAGCTGCTGCCGCATGAGCCGGACCAGGAGTGGGGGCACAGTTGCCAGCAGGAAATCGAGCGTCGCTACCAGGTGGTGCCCTCAGTGGTGTGTGCCATGTGCTGCCTCTTCGGCATCATCTACTGCTTCTTCG GCTACCGCTGCTTCAAGGCCGTCATGTTCCTGACAGGGCTGATGTTCGGCTCCATCATCATCTTCATGCTGTGCTACAAGGAGCGGGTGCTGGACACACAGCTGAGCGTGGAGGCGTCGGTGGGCATCGGGCTGGGCATCGGGGTCCTGTGTGGGCTGGTCACCATGCTGGTGCGCAGCGTCGGCCTCTTCATggtggggctgctcctggggctgctgctggcggTGGCCACGCTGGTGGTGATGGAGCAATTCTACCACCCGCCGACGGTGTGGATCCCCATCGCGCTGCTCCTGGGTGTGGGGATGCTCTTCGCCGTCCTCACCCTGCAGTGGCAGCGCTTCTTCACCACCCTCTCCACTGCCGTCTTCGGCAGCGCCATCATGACCGTTACTGTCGACTACTTCATCGAGCTCTTCCTCCTGGTGCAGTACATCTACGAGCGCATCAAGGTGGCCCCCGCTCGCCCCGTGTGTTGGTACAGCTGGGTCATCCTGGGCATCTGGCCGCTCCTCACCACACTGGGCGtcctggtccagtggaaggtcACGGCTGAGGGCTACTCCCACACAGAAG TGATCATCAGCCGGCAGCAGCGCCGCGTGCAGCTGATGCGCATCAAGCAGCGGGAGGACcgaaaggagaagaagaagaagcggAGACCCCACCACCCGCCGCCCCACCAGCACAAAGCCCACCCACCCGAGCCTGCCTACCGCCGCAAGCCCAACCCCGTGCGTCGCTTCGATGGGGACGTGCTCTCCCCC AGCTACATCCAGAGTTTCCGAGAGCGGCAGACGGGGCCGTCCCTGAACAGCCTCATCACCAGCTCCCACGCCGTGGTGGACCTGGACTATGACTGCAGCTCCACTGTGCCCCTCACCACGGGCTCCGGCCCCGCCGTGAGGGTATAA
- the TMEM198 gene encoding transmembrane protein 198 isoform X1, which translates to MGEAVPPFPSHPGSEGPKRVFWWLGAEWWASLSGVCRRCLHPPSLSLTSWGGCRGAVSPASHGAGAEILMPFPGVPRAMTATVQTLRFKLLPHEPDQEWGHSCQQEIERRYQVVPSVVCAMCCLFGIIYCFFGYRCFKAVMFLTGLMFGSIIIFMLCYKERVLDTQLSVEASVGIGLGIGVLCGLVTMLVRSVGLFMVGLLLGLLLAVATLVVMEQFYHPPTVWIPIALLLGVGMLFAVLTLQWQRFFTTLSTAVFGSAIMTVTVDYFIELFLLVQYIYERIKVAPARPVCWYSWVILGIWPLLTTLGVLVQWKVTAEGYSHTEVIISRQQRRVQLMRIKQREDRKEKKKKRRPHHPPPHQHKAHPPEPAYRRKPNPVRRFDGDVLSPVSPAPRSYIQSFRERQTGPSLNSLITSSHAVVDLDYDCSSTVPLTTGSGPAVRV; encoded by the exons atggGTGAGGCTGTTCCCCCATTCCCTTCCCACCCAGGTAGCGAGGGGCCAAAGCGGGTTTTCTGGTGGCTGGGTGCTGAGTGGTGGGCGTCGCTGTCGGGCGTGTGCCGGCGGTGCCTCcatcccccttctctctctctcaccagCTGGGGCGGGTGCCGGGGAGCAGTTTCGCCGGCAAGCCATGGGGCAGGAGCGGAGATTTTGATGCCTTTCCCGGGAGTCCCCAGAGCCATGACTGCAACTGTGCAGACGCTGCGGTTCAAGCTGCTGCCGCATGAGCCGGACCAGGAGTGGGGGCACAGTTGCCAGCAGGAAATCGAGCGTCGCTACCAGGTGGTGCCCTCAGTGGTGTGTGCCATGTGCTGCCTCTTCGGCATCATCTACTGCTTCTTCG GCTACCGCTGCTTCAAGGCCGTCATGTTCCTGACAGGGCTGATGTTCGGCTCCATCATCATCTTCATGCTGTGCTACAAGGAGCGGGTGCTGGACACACAGCTGAGCGTGGAGGCGTCGGTGGGCATCGGGCTGGGCATCGGGGTCCTGTGTGGGCTGGTCACCATGCTGGTGCGCAGCGTCGGCCTCTTCATggtggggctgctcctggggctgctgctggcggTGGCCACGCTGGTGGTGATGGAGCAATTCTACCACCCGCCGACGGTGTGGATCCCCATCGCGCTGCTCCTGGGTGTGGGGATGCTCTTCGCCGTCCTCACCCTGCAGTGGCAGCGCTTCTTCACCACCCTCTCCACTGCCGTCTTCGGCAGCGCCATCATGACCGTTACTGTCGACTACTTCATCGAGCTCTTCCTCCTGGTGCAGTACATCTACGAGCGCATCAAGGTGGCCCCCGCTCGCCCCGTGTGTTGGTACAGCTGGGTCATCCTGGGCATCTGGCCGCTCCTCACCACACTGGGCGtcctggtccagtggaaggtcACGGCTGAGGGCTACTCCCACACAGAAG TGATCATCAGCCGGCAGCAGCGCCGCGTGCAGCTGATGCGCATCAAGCAGCGGGAGGACcgaaaggagaagaagaagaagcggAGACCCCACCACCCGCCGCCCCACCAGCACAAAGCCCACCCACCCGAGCCTGCCTACCGCCGCAAGCCCAACCCCGTGCGTCGCTTCGATGGGGACGTGCTCTCCCCCGTGAGTCCCGCACCCAGG AGCTACATCCAGAGTTTCCGAGAGCGGCAGACGGGGCCGTCCCTGAACAGCCTCATCACCAGCTCCCACGCCGTGGTGGACCTGGACTATGACTGCAGCTCCACTGTGCCCCTCACCACGGGCTCCGGCCCCGCCGTGAGGGTATAA
- the CHPF gene encoding chondroitin sulfate synthase 2 isoform X1, whose amino-acid sequence MRLSLVLSVLRPAGPVAIGVSLGFTLSLLSVTWVEEPCGPPPRSAAARPRPDGGPAPPPGPGNTNGNAARRPNAVPAGLGADSWEPRVVPYRPPSPGRAAKKAVRTRYISTELGMRQRLFVGVLTSKSTLNTLGVAVNRTLAHRLERLVYFTGTRGRKVPHGMTVVTHSDERPIWNMYQTVRYLLDHYVNDFDWFFLVQDDTYTEAHRISRLVAHLSIDTHLYLGRPEEFIGGDTEGRYCYGGFGYLLSRSLLLLLQQHLESCRNDILSARPDEWLGRCIIDYTAVNCAEEHEGLRYHYFELGKNVDPERETDLRFQSAFTVHPVLDPLQMYRLHKYFAQVELERTYQEIQQLQLEIQNASSLSADGDHSATWPVGIPPPFQPKTRFEVLRWDYFTEEQVYACVDGSPKCELHGVDLADVADVVATAMEELNRKYQPVLHVRKQQLVNGYRRFDPTRGMEYTLDLQVEVVTQKGHSRSVTKRVHLVRPLSEVEIIPMPYVTEASRINVILPLTAHDRDHAARFLEAYAAAAFESSENAVLTFLFIYDPFEAQQVTQNDIFAAVKAQITEYERKYAEVKIPWISVKTDAPSQIKVMDIISKKHPVDTLFFVAGVGTEVTVDFLNRCRMNTINNWQVFFPIHFQGYNPAIAYHNQVPPATLDLLRDAGRFDRDVFHEACFYNADYMAARTRMAGDVQENEDILETLDIYDMFIKYSNLHVFRAVEPALLQRYRHQACNPRLSEEIYHRCVQSSLEGVGSRSQLAMVLFEQEQGNST is encoded by the exons ATGCGGCTGTCGCTGGTGCTGTCGGTGCTGCGGCCCGCCGGGCCGGTGGCCATCGGCGTCTCGCTGGGCTTCACCCTCAGCCTGCTCAGCGTCACCTGGGTGGAGGAGCCCTgcgggccgccgccgcgctccgccgccgcccgcccgcgccccgacggcggccccgcgccgccccccggccccggcaaCACCAACGGCAACGCGGCGCGCAGGCCCAACGCCGTCCCCGCCGGGCTGGGCGCCGACAGCTGGGAGCCCCGCGTCGTGCCCTACCgcccgcccagccccggcagGGCCGCCAAGAAGGCCGTCag gacccGGTACATCAGCACGGAGCTGGGGATGCGGCAGCGGCTCTTCGTGGGTGTGCTGACCTCCAAGAGCACGCTGAACACACTGGGGGTGGCTGTCAACCGCACGCTGGCCCACCGCCTGGAGCGCCTGGTGTACTTCACAGGCACACGGGGCCGCAAGGTGCCTCACGGCATGACGGTGGTGACACACAGTGACGAGCGGCCCATCTGGAACATGTACCAGactgtcagataccttctggaCCACTACGTGAATGACTTCGACTGGTTCTTCCTGGTGCAGGACGATACCTACACAGAGGCACACCGCATCAGCCGCCTGGTCGCCCACCTCAGCATCGACACCCACCTCTACCTGGGCCGCCCCGAGGAGTTCATCGGTGGGGACACCGAGGGACGCTACTGCTACGGGGGGTTTGGCTACTTGCTGTCCCgcagcctcctcctgctcctgcagcagcacctggagAGCTGTCGCAATGACATCCTCAGCGCCCGGCCCGACGAGTGGCTGGGCCGCTGCATCATCGACTACACAGCCGTCAACTGTGCTGAGGAGCACGAG GGTCTGCGTTACCACTATTTTGAGCTGGGGAAGAACGTGGACCCTGAGCGGGAGACTGACCTCCGTTTCCAGAGCGCCTTCACTGTCCACCCTGTGCTGGATCCCCTTCAGATGTACCGGCTGCACAAGTACTTTGCACAGGTGGAGCTTGAGAGGACCTACCAGGAGATCCAGCAGCTCCAG CTGGAGATCCAGAACGCCAGCAGCCTGTCTGCTGACGGGGACCACAGTGCCACGTGGCCTGTTGGCATCCCACCCCCCTTCCAGCCCAAAACCCGCTTCGAAGTGCTGCGCTGGGACTACTTCACGGAGGAGCAGGTCTATGCCTGTGTGGATGGCTCCCCCAAGTGTGAGCTGCACGGTGTGGACCTGGCCGATGTGGCCGACGTGGTGGCCACAGCCATGGAGGAGCTGAACCGCAAGTACCAGCCGGTGCTTCATGTCCGCAAGCAGCAGCTGGTGAACGGGTACCGGCGCTTTGACCCCACGCGTGGCATGGAGTACACGCTGGACCTCCAGGTGGAGGTGGTCACCCAGAAGGGGCACAGCCGCTCCGTCACCAAGCGCGTGCACCTGGTGCGGCCCCTCAGCGAGGTGGAGATCATCCCCATGCCCTACGTGACGGAGGCCAGCCGCATCAACGTCATCCTGCCGCTGACGGCCCATGACCGGGACCACGCTGCCCGCTTTTTGGAGGCCTACGCGGCGGCCGCCTTTGAGAGCAGCGAGAATGCGGTGCTCACCTTCCTCTTCATCTATGACCCCTTCGAGGCCCAGCAGGTCACCCAGAATGACATCTTCGCTGCCGTGAAGGCCCAGATCACCGAGTATGAGCGCAAGTATGCAGAGGTGAAGATCCCATGGATCAGTGTTAAGACAGATGCACCCTCCCAGATCAAGGTCATGGACATCATCTCCAAGAAGCATCCTGTGGACACGCTTTTCTTCGTGGCTGGCGTGGGGACAGAGGTCACTGTCGACTTCCTGAACCGCTGCCGGATGAACACCATCAACAACTGGCAGGTCTTCTTCCCCATCCACTTCCAGGGCTACAACCCTGCCATCGCTTACCACAACCAGGTACCGCCTGCCACGCTGGACCTGCTGCGGGACGCGGGGCGCTTCGACCGCGACGTCTTCCACGAAGCCTGTTTCTACAACGCCGACTACATGGCAGCACGCACCCGTATGGCAGGTGACGTGCAGGAGAACGAGGACATCCTGGAGACCCTGGACATCTACGACATGTTCATCAAGTACTCCAACCTCCATGTCTTCCGGGCTGTGgagcctgccctgctgcagcgCTACCGGCACCAGGCCTGCAACCCCCGGCTCAGCGAGGAGATCTACCACCGCTGCGTGCAGAGCAGTCTGGAGGGCGTAGGCTCTCGCTCCCAGCTGGCTATGGTGCTTTTTGAGCAGGAGCAGGGGAACAGCACCTGA
- the CHPF gene encoding chondroitin sulfate synthase 2 isoform X2 has product MRQRLFVGVLTSKSTLNTLGVAVNRTLAHRLERLVYFTGTRGRKVPHGMTVVTHSDERPIWNMYQTVRYLLDHYVNDFDWFFLVQDDTYTEAHRISRLVAHLSIDTHLYLGRPEEFIGGDTEGRYCYGGFGYLLSRSLLLLLQQHLESCRNDILSARPDEWLGRCIIDYTAVNCAEEHEGLRYHYFELGKNVDPERETDLRFQSAFTVHPVLDPLQMYRLHKYFAQVELERTYQEIQQLQLEIQNASSLSADGDHSATWPVGIPPPFQPKTRFEVLRWDYFTEEQVYACVDGSPKCELHGVDLADVADVVATAMEELNRKYQPVLHVRKQQLVNGYRRFDPTRGMEYTLDLQVEVVTQKGHSRSVTKRVHLVRPLSEVEIIPMPYVTEASRINVILPLTAHDRDHAARFLEAYAAAAFESSENAVLTFLFIYDPFEAQQVTQNDIFAAVKAQITEYERKYAEVKIPWISVKTDAPSQIKVMDIISKKHPVDTLFFVAGVGTEVTVDFLNRCRMNTINNWQVFFPIHFQGYNPAIAYHNQVPPATLDLLRDAGRFDRDVFHEACFYNADYMAARTRMAGDVQENEDILETLDIYDMFIKYSNLHVFRAVEPALLQRYRHQACNPRLSEEIYHRCVQSSLEGVGSRSQLAMVLFEQEQGNST; this is encoded by the exons ATGCGGCAGCGGCTCTTCGTGGGTGTGCTGACCTCCAAGAGCACGCTGAACACACTGGGGGTGGCTGTCAACCGCACGCTGGCCCACCGCCTGGAGCGCCTGGTGTACTTCACAGGCACACGGGGCCGCAAGGTGCCTCACGGCATGACGGTGGTGACACACAGTGACGAGCGGCCCATCTGGAACATGTACCAGactgtcagataccttctggaCCACTACGTGAATGACTTCGACTGGTTCTTCCTGGTGCAGGACGATACCTACACAGAGGCACACCGCATCAGCCGCCTGGTCGCCCACCTCAGCATCGACACCCACCTCTACCTGGGCCGCCCCGAGGAGTTCATCGGTGGGGACACCGAGGGACGCTACTGCTACGGGGGGTTTGGCTACTTGCTGTCCCgcagcctcctcctgctcctgcagcagcacctggagAGCTGTCGCAATGACATCCTCAGCGCCCGGCCCGACGAGTGGCTGGGCCGCTGCATCATCGACTACACAGCCGTCAACTGTGCTGAGGAGCACGAG GGTCTGCGTTACCACTATTTTGAGCTGGGGAAGAACGTGGACCCTGAGCGGGAGACTGACCTCCGTTTCCAGAGCGCCTTCACTGTCCACCCTGTGCTGGATCCCCTTCAGATGTACCGGCTGCACAAGTACTTTGCACAGGTGGAGCTTGAGAGGACCTACCAGGAGATCCAGCAGCTCCAG CTGGAGATCCAGAACGCCAGCAGCCTGTCTGCTGACGGGGACCACAGTGCCACGTGGCCTGTTGGCATCCCACCCCCCTTCCAGCCCAAAACCCGCTTCGAAGTGCTGCGCTGGGACTACTTCACGGAGGAGCAGGTCTATGCCTGTGTGGATGGCTCCCCCAAGTGTGAGCTGCACGGTGTGGACCTGGCCGATGTGGCCGACGTGGTGGCCACAGCCATGGAGGAGCTGAACCGCAAGTACCAGCCGGTGCTTCATGTCCGCAAGCAGCAGCTGGTGAACGGGTACCGGCGCTTTGACCCCACGCGTGGCATGGAGTACACGCTGGACCTCCAGGTGGAGGTGGTCACCCAGAAGGGGCACAGCCGCTCCGTCACCAAGCGCGTGCACCTGGTGCGGCCCCTCAGCGAGGTGGAGATCATCCCCATGCCCTACGTGACGGAGGCCAGCCGCATCAACGTCATCCTGCCGCTGACGGCCCATGACCGGGACCACGCTGCCCGCTTTTTGGAGGCCTACGCGGCGGCCGCCTTTGAGAGCAGCGAGAATGCGGTGCTCACCTTCCTCTTCATCTATGACCCCTTCGAGGCCCAGCAGGTCACCCAGAATGACATCTTCGCTGCCGTGAAGGCCCAGATCACCGAGTATGAGCGCAAGTATGCAGAGGTGAAGATCCCATGGATCAGTGTTAAGACAGATGCACCCTCCCAGATCAAGGTCATGGACATCATCTCCAAGAAGCATCCTGTGGACACGCTTTTCTTCGTGGCTGGCGTGGGGACAGAGGTCACTGTCGACTTCCTGAACCGCTGCCGGATGAACACCATCAACAACTGGCAGGTCTTCTTCCCCATCCACTTCCAGGGCTACAACCCTGCCATCGCTTACCACAACCAGGTACCGCCTGCCACGCTGGACCTGCTGCGGGACGCGGGGCGCTTCGACCGCGACGTCTTCCACGAAGCCTGTTTCTACAACGCCGACTACATGGCAGCACGCACCCGTATGGCAGGTGACGTGCAGGAGAACGAGGACATCCTGGAGACCCTGGACATCTACGACATGTTCATCAAGTACTCCAACCTCCATGTCTTCCGGGCTGTGgagcctgccctgctgcagcgCTACCGGCACCAGGCCTGCAACCCCCGGCTCAGCGAGGAGATCTACCACCGCTGCGTGCAGAGCAGTCTGGAGGGCGTAGGCTCTCGCTCCCAGCTGGCTATGGTGCTTTTTGAGCAGGAGCAGGGGAACAGCACCTGA